The following are encoded together in the Bacillota bacterium genome:
- a CDS encoding PAS domain-containing protein: protein MNVVTTIKGKCKSCYACVRNCPVKAIKVEGGQATVMENLCIACGYCVRVCAQHAKHIKEDLPAAREAARSGEAYAMLAPSFVVEFAGEFRPGQVVEALRRAGFAGVYEVAWGAERVTQEYIRLVQQEGRRGIISTPCPAVVNLVEAKFPELLPRLAPVVSPMVAAGRMIKRVHPGARTVFIGPCVAKKSEIEDPEVADAVDVVLTFAELRSLLTDLPVEVESLPDSDFDQPGAYLGRLYPVAGGLLRSAAFHADILENDIITVEGKDNCIEFLEALKRGRECPEFVDMLFCEGCINGPMITSPLLGYARRRVVVDFTRQAERERAERGLAAQAAGCAAITASHPSFPPIEARRFFRPRNIVLPTPTEADIRRILKELDKTRPEDELNCGACGYNTCREKAVAVFQGLAENKMCLPYLIKQLELHNRLLADLKAYHEDIVQSITEGIVVVDRNMVVTSFNDAGGRVSRQAAAEAIGRSIFEVLPALNTPECRRAFEEAVARGVPTEIGEVTYLLRKAGDGDTRRAHGASLEAKEKVIVNLKVSPLKNSSGEVYGAVLLSDDITERRRLEGQLIQSDRLAALGQLAAGVAHEINTPLTLISGYTELLVGMLGADGPGASYLKTIAEEADRIAEIVRSLLSFARPAATPSGKCKVNETVERTLKIFGGQMAHKGVEVKVDLDAADPEAAIDVGELQQVLLNMVLNAIQAMPHGGLLTISTRACARPGASDLSAGNVHESPQMAPENGRSVVVGGGRRGGAGAANVVPLANGDTVEIVIADTGCGIPEENLGRIFDPFFTTKEVGKGTGLGLSISFGIVEKHGGFIRVESEVGKGTTFTVTLPASTREA from the coding sequence GTGAACGTCGTCACAACTATTAAGGGGAAATGCAAGAGCTGTTATGCGTGCGTGAGAAACTGCCCCGTGAAGGCGATCAAGGTTGAGGGCGGCCAGGCGACCGTCATGGAGAACCTCTGCATCGCATGCGGGTACTGCGTGCGCGTGTGCGCCCAACACGCCAAGCATATCAAGGAAGACCTGCCGGCGGCGCGGGAAGCGGCCCGGTCTGGTGAGGCCTACGCTATGCTGGCGCCCTCCTTCGTGGTGGAGTTCGCGGGCGAGTTTCGTCCGGGACAGGTCGTGGAGGCGCTCCGACGAGCGGGGTTTGCCGGGGTCTACGAGGTAGCGTGGGGGGCTGAACGCGTTACGCAGGAGTACATCAGGCTGGTCCAGCAGGAAGGCCGCCGCGGTATCATCTCCACGCCGTGTCCCGCCGTGGTGAACTTGGTCGAGGCGAAATTCCCAGAGCTCTTGCCCAGGCTTGCCCCGGTCGTTTCGCCGATGGTGGCTGCGGGACGGATGATAAAACGAGTGCACCCTGGCGCCCGCACTGTCTTCATTGGCCCTTGTGTTGCGAAGAAGAGCGAGATCGAGGACCCCGAGGTTGCTGACGCCGTTGATGTCGTGCTAACCTTTGCCGAGCTCAGGTCGCTTTTAACCGATCTGCCAGTCGAGGTGGAGTCCCTTCCCGACTCAGATTTTGACCAGCCGGGCGCTTACCTCGGGAGGCTGTATCCTGTGGCCGGCGGCCTTCTCCGAAGCGCTGCGTTCCACGCGGACATTCTTGAGAACGACATCATCACGGTGGAAGGGAAGGACAACTGCATAGAGTTCCTGGAAGCCCTGAAGCGCGGGCGGGAGTGTCCTGAGTTCGTAGACATGCTCTTCTGCGAGGGGTGCATAAACGGGCCCATGATTACGAGCCCGCTGCTCGGGTACGCGAGGAGACGCGTGGTTGTGGATTTCACCAGGCAGGCGGAGCGGGAGCGGGCGGAGCGCGGCCTCGCAGCGCAGGCTGCCGGCTGCGCGGCCATCACCGCGTCCCACCCATCGTTTCCGCCCATCGAAGCCAGGCGCTTTTTCCGGCCGAGGAACATAGTGCTTCCCACGCCCACCGAGGCCGACATCCGCCGCATACTGAAGGAGCTTGACAAGACCCGGCCTGAAGACGAGCTAAACTGCGGAGCGTGCGGGTACAACACGTGCCGCGAGAAAGCCGTCGCCGTCTTCCAAGGGCTCGCCGAGAACAAAATGTGCCTACCGTATCTGATAAAGCAACTCGAGCTCCACAACAGGCTGCTCGCTGACTTGAAGGCGTACCACGAAGACATCGTGCAGAGCATCACCGAGGGCATCGTGGTGGTGGACCGCAACATGGTCGTCACAAGCTTCAACGATGCTGGAGGGCGCGTGAGCCGCCAGGCGGCCGCCGAGGCGATCGGGCGCAGCATATTCGAGGTCTTGCCCGCCTTGAACACCCCGGAGTGCAGACGCGCCTTCGAGGAGGCGGTCGCTCGCGGGGTGCCGACCGAGATCGGGGAAGTTACTTACCTTCTGAGAAAAGCCGGGGATGGGGACACGCGTCGCGCCCACGGCGCGTCCCTCGAGGCCAAGGAGAAGGTCATCGTCAACCTCAAAGTGAGCCCTCTCAAGAACTCCAGCGGCGAGGTGTACGGGGCCGTCCTTTTGAGCGATGACATCACCGAAAGGCGGAGGCTCGAGGGTCAGCTCATCCAATCCGACAGGCTTGCCGCCCTGGGGCAACTCGCCGCCGGGGTGGCCCATGAGATCAACACCCCGCTTACGCTGATATCAGGATACACGGAGCTACTGGTAGGCATGCTCGGCGCGGATGGCCCTGGCGCGTCCTATCTCAAGACCATCGCGGAGGAGGCTGATAGGATCGCCGAGATAGTGCGGAGCCTCCTCAGCTTCGCCAGGCCAGCCGCGACGCCCTCCGGCAAGTGCAAGGTCAATGAGACCGTCGAGAGGACTCTCAAGATATTCGGCGGCCAAATGGCCCACAAGGGCGTTGAGGTTAAGGTCGACCTCGATGCCGCGGACCCTGAGGCCGCGATCGATGTCGGGGAGCTGCAACAGGTGCTGCTCAACATGGTGCTCAACGCCATCCAGGCTATGCCTCACGGGGGGCTCCTCACGATATCCACGAGAGCATGCGCGCGGCCTGGAGCCAGCGACCTTTCCGCAGGCAACGTCCATGAGAGCCCGCAGATGGCCCCTGAGAACGGGCGGTCGGTCGTGGTGGGGGGCGGTCGGCGCGGCGGTGCTGGCGCAGCCAACGTGGTGCCGCTGGCCAATGGCGACACGGTGGAGATCGTCATCGCCGACACGGGTTGCGGTATTCCCGAGGAGAACCTCGGCAGGATATTCGACCCATTCTTTACCACCAAGGAAGTGGGGAAAGGCACCGGCCTGGGGCTCTCCATAAGCTTCGGCATAGTGGAGAAACACGGCGGGTTTATCCGAGTCGAGAGCGAGGTTGGCAAGGGCACGACGTTCACGGTGACCCTGCCGGCCTCCACGAGGGAGGCGTGA
- a CDS encoding sigma-54-dependent Fis family transcriptional regulator codes for MCEFLQLVLAQDGHQVVCASSGERALEEIRSGDEIDVIVTDLMMPGVTGMEVLEEARRSLPDTPVVVITGYSTVQNAVEAMKAGAFDYLPKPFKVDEVRLVVKKALERREIALENRRLRRELQSIRERSSDIIGASREMQAVFKLVEKVARTDATVLVRGESGTGKDLIAREIHRQSLRAAKPFVSINCAALPETLLESELFGHARGAFTGAVSTKRGLFEEADGGTVFLDEIGDVSLALQAKLLRFLQSKEFIRVGETSVRRVDVRVIVATNRDLEEAIERGDFRRDLYYRLNVITVHLPPLRDRREDIPLLAKHFARKYASSLLKGPVTFSKEAMAALVAYDWPGNVRELENAVERAVVLAEGSELSLEDLPDEIVRRVSGRAGAVGAGDDAAAGKGTRGTGTETATGPEAAARAVGAVRFDEAVDSYKRELIAKALEQAGGVQARAAEILGLKRTTLNEMMKRLGMTRPDTRRRPGPADAAKILDE; via the coding sequence ATGTGCGAATTCTTGCAGCTTGTCCTCGCTCAGGACGGGCATCAAGTGGTGTGCGCCTCAAGCGGCGAGCGGGCCCTCGAGGAGATAAGGTCCGGTGACGAGATCGACGTCATCGTGACCGATCTGATGATGCCGGGGGTCACCGGCATGGAGGTTCTCGAGGAGGCCAGGAGGTCGCTTCCCGATACGCCGGTCGTGGTCATCACCGGCTATTCCACGGTCCAGAACGCGGTGGAGGCCATGAAAGCCGGGGCGTTCGACTATCTGCCCAAGCCCTTCAAGGTGGACGAGGTTAGGCTCGTCGTGAAAAAGGCGCTGGAGCGGCGGGAGATCGCACTCGAGAACCGGAGGCTCCGCCGTGAGCTCCAGTCGATCAGGGAGAGGTCCAGCGACATCATAGGTGCAAGCCGGGAGATGCAGGCCGTCTTCAAGCTCGTGGAGAAGGTAGCGAGGACCGATGCCACCGTGCTCGTCCGGGGCGAAAGTGGAACGGGCAAGGACCTCATCGCACGGGAGATCCACCGTCAGAGCCTCAGAGCCGCGAAACCGTTCGTCAGCATAAACTGCGCAGCGCTTCCCGAGACCCTGCTCGAAAGCGAGCTCTTCGGCCATGCACGGGGGGCGTTCACGGGCGCGGTCTCGACCAAACGCGGGCTCTTCGAGGAAGCCGACGGCGGCACGGTGTTCCTGGATGAGATCGGTGACGTGAGCCTCGCGCTCCAGGCGAAGCTGCTCCGTTTCCTTCAGAGCAAGGAGTTCATCCGGGTGGGAGAGACGTCGGTGAGGCGTGTGGACGTGCGAGTCATCGTTGCGACAAACAGGGACCTCGAGGAGGCCATAGAGCGCGGGGACTTCAGGCGCGATCTTTACTACCGCCTCAACGTGATCACCGTCCATCTGCCGCCTCTCCGTGACCGGCGGGAAGACATACCGCTCCTCGCGAAGCACTTCGCCAGGAAGTACGCGTCGAGCCTCCTCAAGGGGCCAGTGACCTTCTCCAAAGAGGCCATGGCCGCCCTTGTCGCGTACGACTGGCCTGGGAACGTGCGGGAACTCGAGAACGCTGTGGAACGCGCTGTCGTCCTGGCCGAGGGCAGCGAGCTTTCGCTGGAGGACCTCCCGGACGAGATCGTCCGGAGGGTGAGCGGCCGCGCCGGCGCGGTTGGAGCCGGGGATGATGCCGCGGCTGGGAAGGGCACAAGGGGAACGGGGACAGAGACGGCGACGGGGCCAGAGGCGGCGGCTCGCGCTGTGGGCGCCGTCAGATTCGACGAGGCGGTCGACTCCTACAAGCGCGAACTCATAGCAAAGGCACTGGAGCAGGCCGGCGGCGTCCAGGCCAGGGCCGCGGAGATCCTGGGGCTGAAGAGGACCACCCTGAACGAGATGATGAAGAGGCTGGGAATGACGCGTCCGGACACCCGCAGGCGACCTGGCCCGGCAGACGCAGCCAAGATTTTGGACGAATGA